In a genomic window of Kluyveromyces marxianus DMKU3-1042 DNA, complete genome, chromosome 7:
- the AFG3 gene encoding AAA family ATPase AFG3: protein MLSRNIAARGPFTSMNTARRFTVSKFSSSLASVSHARSTDLRMLRIPSNYISTGFTVRQFSTNTHLGFRQSFASFDKDPKKDNEDQNKNKKDNNKGDEKDQEFKNISDYFKSKEFFRSLYLTVGLTFIFHVLTTPSSQPLDNELLSFQDFKTKYLEKGLVKRIYIVNKYLVEAELLPEATQHLGMGNGFFSVPTTNPVIAFTIGSVDVFEEQMDQIQDKLNIPEQDRIPITYAEKVSPLQYIVPFIPTFLLLGGLLYLTSRRMGGAGGGPGGDMGGMFGVGKSKAKLFNKETDIKVKFKDVAGCNEAKSEIMEFVHFLQKPEKYKKLGAQIPRGAILSGPPGTGKTLLAKATAGEAGVPFLSVSGSEFVEMFVGVGASRVRDLFENARKLAPAIIFVDEIDAIGKERGKGGAMGGANDEREATLNQLLVEMDGFTSRDQIVVLAGTNRPDVLDPALMRPGRFDRHIQLDAPDVEGRKAIYEVHLKHLNLAPAYKEKSEFEALSGKLAALTPGFAGADIANACNEAALIAARHSDPYIELHHFEQAIERVIAGLEKKSRVLSPEEKKTVAYHEAGHAVCGWFLEFADPLLKVSIIPRGQGALGYAQYLPPDQYLINTEQFEHRMIMALGGRVSEEIHFPYVTSGAHDDFKKVTNMAQAMVTSLGMSKKIGYISYDQGDAQFQVNKPFSESTARKIDLEVKRIVDDAHAKCVKLLTDNLDKVDLVAKELLSKEMITREDMIRLLGPRPFPEKNEAFEKYLDPKKGKDDSKNESDLNPSTAQ, encoded by the coding sequence ATGCTTTCAAGAAATATTGCTGCCAGAGGCCCGTTTACTTCCATGAATACCGCCAGACGTTTTACCGTCTCCAAGTTTAGTAGCAGCCTTGCGTCTGTGAGCCATGCCAGAAGTACTGATTTGCGCATGCTTAGGATACCATCAAATTACATATCAACAGGATTCACAGTAAGACAGTTCAGCACAAATACACATCTAGGATTCCGCCAGAGCTTTGCATCGTTTGATAAGGATCCTAAAAAGGATAACGAAGACCagaataaaaataagaaagataataataagGGAGATGAGAAGGATCaggaattcaaaaatatctCTGACTATTTCAAATCAAAAGAGTTCTTCCGCTCACTATACCTCACGGTGGGGTTGACATTCATTTTCCACGTTCTAACGACGCCATCCTCGCAGCCGTTGGATAACGAACTTCTCTCCTTCCAGGATTTCAAGACTAAATATTTGGAAAAGGGACTTGTAAAGCGTATCTACATCGTTAACAAGTATTTGGTAGAGGCAGAACTACTGCCCGAGGCCACTCAACATTTGGGGATGGGAAATGGTTTCTTCTCCGTCCCAACAACGAATCCAGTCATTGCATTTACTATCGGTTCTGTTGacgtttttgaagaacaaatggACCAAATTCAAGATAAGTTAAATATCCCAGAACAGGACCGTATCCCTATTACCTATGCGGAGAAAGTTTCTCCTCTGCAATACATCGTCCCTTTCATCCCTACTTTCCTATTGTTAGGTGGTTTGCTATATCTAACCTCAAGAAGGATGGGTGGAGCTGGTGGTGGACCCGGTGGTGACATGGGTGGAATGTTCGGTGTTGGAAAATCTAAAGCtaagttgttcaacaaggaAACAGATATCAAGGTAAAGTTTAAGGATGTGGCAGGTTGTAATGAAGCAAAAAGCGAAATTATGGAATTCGTCCATTTCTTACAGAAGCCAGAGAAGTACAAAAAGTTGGGTGCTCAAATCCCAAGAGGTGCAATTTTATCTGGTCCACCAGGTACAGGTAAAACTTTGTTAGCAAAAGCAACTGCCGGTGAAGCAGGTGTCCCATTTTTGTCTGTGTCAGGTTCCGAATTTGTAGAAATGtttgttggtgttggtgcTTCCCGTGTTCGTGATTTGTTCGAGAACGCAAGAAAGTTAGCCCCAGCAATTATCTTCGTGGACGAAATCGATGCTATTGGTAaggaaagaggaaaaggtGGTGCAATGGGAGGTGCAAACGATGAAAGAGAAGCCACTTTGAATCAACTTTTAGTTGAGATGGATGGTTTCACTTCCAGAGATCAAATTGTTGTTCTTGCCGGTACAAATAGACCTGATGTTCTTGATCCCGCATTGATGAGACCTGGTAGATTCGACAGACATATCCAACTAGATGCTCCTGATGTTGAGGGAAGGAAGGCCATTTATGAAGTTCACTTAAAACATTTGAACCTAGCTCCTGCTTACAAGGAAAAGTCCGAATTTGAGGCTTTGTCTGGTAAGTTAGCAGCATTGACTCCGGGTTTTGCAGGTGCTGACATTGCAAATGCATGTAACGAAGCTGCTTTGATTGCAGCTAGACATTCTGACCCTTACATTGAACTACACCACTTTGAACAAGCAATTGAAAGAGTTATTGCGGGTCTAGAGAAAAAATCTCGCGTTCTTTCCccagaagagaagaaaaccGTTGCATACCATGAAGCAGGTCACGCAGTTTGTGGTTGGTTTTTGGAATTTGCTGATCCATTACTTAAGGTTAGCATTATTCCTAGAGGCCAAGGTGCATTGGGTTATGCACAGTACTTGCCACCTGACCAATATTTAATCAATACTGAACAGTTCGAACATCGTATGATTATGGCTCTTGGAGGCAGAGTATCTGAAGAAATTCACTTCCCTTATGTAACCAGTGGTGCCCACGATGATTTCAAGAAGGTTACAAATATGGCACAAGCTATGGTTACGTCATTGGGTATGTCTAAAAAAATCGGATACATATCTTATGACCAAGGTGATGCGCAATTCCAAGTTAACAAACCATTTAGCGAAAGTACTGCTAGAAAAATTGACCTTGAGGTTAAGAGAATAGTAGATGATGCTCATGCCAAATGTGTGAAGCTTCTAACTGACAACTTAGACAAGGTTGATCTGGTTGCTAAAGAACTACTTTCAAAGGAAATGATCACTAGAGAAGATATGATCAGACTTTTAGGGCCAAGACCATTCCCAGAGAAGAACGAGgcttttgaaaagtatCTAGATCCAAAGAAAGGGAAGGATGACAGTAAAAATGAATCGGATCTCAATCCTTCCACTGCTCAGTGA
- the BIM1 gene encoding microtubule-binding protein BIM1, with the protein MAGISESRSELLSWLNDLLKLNYTKVEQCGTGAAYCQIMDSIYKDLPMNRVNFNAGSEYEYFTNYKILQSCFTRHKIEKSVLVERLVKCRFQDNLEFLQWIKRYWSQHKDESEYDPEARRKARAGGASSPPVSVNKRPASSSTASKPQLRNVRTNIIQNSMRKPSNDQLLTLQTELTQARNQVTELEKECNQYKELNTAYLKERDFYFGKLRDIEILAQSTQDLCDEGIYEHDKDLRGFLTRIQQILYATEEETQSFAAEEAHPISATEVANTIVDEETF; encoded by the coding sequence ATGGCTGGTATTAGCGAGTCTAGAAGTGAGCTACTCTCGTGGTTGAATGATCTTTTGAAGCTAAATTACACGAAAGTTGAACAATGTGGAACTGGCGCCGCGTACTGTCAAATAATGGATTCAATATACAAGGATCTGCCTATGAATCGAGTCAATTTTAATGCTGGATCCGAATACGAATACTTCACTAATTACAAGATTCTACAGTCATGTTTCACAAGACATAAGATAGAGAAGAGTGTCTTGGTCGAGCGATTGGTCAAGTGTAGATTTCAAGATAATCTAGAGTTTTTGCAGTGGATAAAGAGATATTGGTCACAGCACAAAGATGAGAGTGAATACGATCCAGAAGCTAGAAGAAAAGCAAGAGCCGGTGGTGCAAGTAGCCCACCTGTTTCGGTTAATAAAAGACCAGCCAGCAGTTCTACCGCCTCTAAACCCCAGCTAAGGAATGTGAGAACCAATATAATCCAAAATAGTATGAGAAAACCCTCTAATGACCAGCTTCTTACGCTTCAAACAGAATTGACACAAGCCAGGAATCAAGTTACTGAACTCGAAAAAGAGTGCAATCAATACAAAGAACTAAATACCGCTTACCTGAAGGAACGTGATTTTTACTTCGGTAAACTTAGAGATATTGAGATCTTGGCACAGTCGACTCAAGATCTCTGTGATGAGGGTATATACGAGCATGACAAAGATCTCAGAGGTTTCTTAACAAGAATTCAACAAATTCTATATGCCacggaagaagaaacacaaTCATTTGCTGCCGAAGAAGCCCATCCAATTTCCGCCACCGAAGTTGCGAACACAATCGTAGATGAAGAGACTTTCTGA
- the FAA2 gene encoding medium-chain fatty acid-CoA ligase FAA2 — protein MNVNMKESKGNEEITLTELIEQSPRFAKIRHKLSKHKKGSTEYYKTLHSNLALAKNTDFKEYIKHQGVPVAGTERTKGFSAVYRNSLYPEKLVSAIDSSLDTGYKLFTVAAQTYPNNDCLGERVFDKETGKWSDYYVWESYSQVQQRSRNLGAGILSLVNQRRGKPLDSTGFIVSIMSTNRKEWILTDLACQSFSLPNTTLYTTLGEETSEYIMNLTESPVLVLQASNLRKIISYLPRMKHVTTLISMDDLSENELKSINDNFLTNVKLFSLKQVEQIGALLKIDPIPPTPDSLYTISFTSGTTGQPKGVELTHKHYAAATAFAKTNFDLTSASSDLVKQKQHYELCFLPLAHIFQRQITSLSLSSGFGCGFMHIPDPNYLTECLRILKPTIMAVVPRILTKMESGIKNSLNSDEVSFISKNIAHNILDAKLTRFQNRGGPDDSFINTLVYHKVLIDKIRHQLGFDNLESMVVGSAPVSNDTLMFMRSCLDVGIKQGYGLTETFAGFCISETFERDVGSCGATGVTCEVRLKSVPSMGYDAEKELKGEILTRGPQVVTSYYKNPTASKEAIDEEGWFSTGDIGYIDPKGRLHIIDRVKNFFKLAQGEYIAPEKIENSYLSSCPELTQIYVHGNSLETYLVAIVGIDPIALKEALARHYGVDLKGESISELVSSINSDRPLKLKILKLLNHRLSKLQGFEKIHNITVGIEPLKIEDDNVTPSFKVKRNNCAKFFEKEIRDMYNEGSLIKPNKL, from the coding sequence ATGAATGTTAATATGAAGGAATCGAAGGGCAACGAAGAAATAACATTGACGGAGTTGATTGAGCAATCACCAAGGTTTGCTAAAATCAGGCATAAACTTTCGAAGCATAAAAAGGGTTCTACTGAATATTATAAGACGCTTCATTCGAACTTAGCGCTAGCGAAAAACACTGATTTTAAAGAGTATATCAAACATCAGGGTGTGCCTGTGGCTGGTACAGAGAGGACCAAGGGTTTCAGTGCTGTTTACAGGAACAGTCTTTACCCGGAAAAGTTGGTGTCAGCTATTGATAGTTCTCTGGACACTGGTTACAAGTTATTCACTGTAGCAGCACAGACTTATCCGAACAACGATTGTCTTGGAGAAAGAGTGTTTGACAAGGAGACAGGGAAGTGGTCGGATTACTATGTATGGGAGTCGTATTCGCAGGTGCAACAGCGGTCCAGAAATCTTGGTGCTGGGATCTTGTCGTTGGTAAATCAGAGACGTGGGAAACCGCTAGACTCTACCGGGTTTATTGTTTCGATAATGTCAACGAACAGAAAGGAATGGATCTTGACAGATTTGGCGTGTCAGTCGTTCAGCCTTCCAAACACGACATTGTATACTACATTGGGGGAAGAAACATCTGAGTATATCATGAATCTGACCGAATCTCCTGTGCTTGTTCTCCAGGCCTCTAACTTGCGTAAAATCATCTCGTATCTTCCTCGGATGAAACACGTTACCACCTTGATCAGTATGGACGACTTGAGCGAAAACGAGTTGAAAAGCATTAATGATAACTTCTTGACGAATGTGAAGCTCTTTTCCTTGAAACAAGTTGAGCAGATTGGGGCATTGCTCAAAATTGACCCTATTCCTCCAACTCCAGATTCTTTGTATACCATCTCTTTCACTTCAGGTACCACGGGCCAACCGAAGGGTGTAGAATTGACTCACAAACACTATGCAGCAGCCACAGCGTTTGCGAAAACGAACTTCGACCTCACTTCGGCTTCTTCTGATTTGGTAAAGCAAAAACAACACTATGAGCTTTGCTTCCTACCATTGGCTCACATCTTTCAGAGACAGATCACCTCGTTGTCGTTGTCGTCTGGATTTGGATGTGGGTTTATGCATATTCCAGATCCGAACTATCTCACAGAATGCTTGCGTATACTAAAACCTACAATTATGGCCGTGGTTCCTCGAATCTTGACCAAGATGGAATCTGGCATCAAAAACTCTTTGAATAGTGATGAAGTATCTTTTATCTCGAAGAACATTGCCCACAATATCTTGGATGCGAAATTGACGCGTTTCCAAAATCGCGGTGGTCCTGACGATTCCTTCATCAACACACTAGTATACCACAAGGTATTAATTGATAAAATCAGACACCAATTAGGTTTCGACAATTTAGAGTCCATGGTTGTTGGATCCGCCCCAGTTTCAAATGACACATTGATGTTCATGAGAAGTTGTTTGGATGTTGGAATCAAGCAAGGTTACGGATTGACTGAAACTTTTGCTGGTTTCTGCATCTCTGAAACCTTTGAGCGCGACGTCGGTTCCTGTGGCGCTACTGGTGTGACATGCGAAGTGCGGTTAAAATCCGTTCCATCGATGGGGTATGATGCTGAAAAAGAGCTCAAGGGCGAAATTTTGACGAGGGGCCCTCAGGTCGTTACTAGTTACTATAAAAATCCAACTGCTTCAAAAGAAGCGATTGACGAAGAAGGTTGGTTCAGTACAGGGGATATTGGCTATATCGATCCGAAGGGTCGTTTGCACATTATTGATCGAGTGaagaatttcttcaaacttgCTCAAGGCGAATATATAGCACCTGAAAAGATCGAAAACAGCTATCTATCGAGTTGTCCAGAGCTTACTCAGATCTACGTTCATGGAAACTCTTTGGAGACATATTTGGTTGCTATTGTTGGGATTGATCCGATTGCCTTGAAGGAGGCTCTCGCCAGACACTATGGTGTGGACTTAAAGGGCGAATCCATCTCAGAGCTTGTATCTTCAATCAACTCTGATAGACCCCTCAAGCTCAAAATCTTGAAGCTCTTGAATCACCGTCTCTCTAAGTTACAAGGGTTCGAAAAAATTCATAACATCACTGTTGGAATAGAGCCATTGAAAATCGAAGATGACAACGTTACTCCATCATTCAAGGTGAAGAGAAATAACTGCGCCAAGTTCTTCGAGAAAGAGATCAGAGATATGTATAACGAGGGCTCTTTAATTAAACCCAACAAATTATGA